The proteins below come from a single Etheostoma spectabile isolate EspeVRDwgs_2016 chromosome 4, UIUC_Espe_1.0, whole genome shotgun sequence genomic window:
- the LOC116688504 gene encoding probable nuclear hormone receptor HR38 has protein sequence MPCVQTQYASLPHDTYFSSEFLNPDLVMDISSQKDQLSTSSLPSINTLVGNGYVGEFDAYSCKISTAPPASTVSFSHATVAESSCAQMQSQAFKLDDLQVYGCYPGSFALSCLDETSCGSDYYGSPIYAAVSPPLSGFQAQPAPVWDSPFSPYPSAPPSSEADKASMAQQLSFFTFNPAPKQNSPVGQHQDVQPGHNDPFFMPPQQHVSPLPCPPISLEHVPLESPRIVEGAMTSPKSQNPGSSEGRCAVCGDNASCQHYGVRTCEGCKGFFKRTVQKNAKYVCLANKDCPVDKRRRNRCQFCRFQKCLAMGMVREVVRTDSLKGRRGRLPSKPKTVAESPSTTPNVNTIASLVRAHFDSNPTIGKLDYSKYKETVDNLKEKEDAGDIQQFYDLLTGALDVITNWAETIPGFTEFCAEDQELLLESAFVELFILRLAYRSNPEKSKLIFCNGLVLHRLQCIRSFGDWIDSIMDFSQSLHRMNLDVSLFACLSALVIITDRHGLKEPKRVEAFQTHLITCLREHMSGNGSEPSRTQSNYLSRLLGKLPELRTLCTQGLQRIFYLKLEDLVPPPPIVEKIFMDTLPF, from the exons ATGCCCTGTGTACAAACCCAGTATGCATCCCTACCGCATGACACCTACTTCAGCTCTGAGTTCTTGAATCCTGACCTGGTGATGGACATCAGTAGCCAAAAGGACCAGCTGTCTACGTCTTCATTGCCCAGCATCAACACCTTAGTGGGAAATGGCTATGTGGGAGAGTTTGATGCTTATTCCTGCAAGATATCCACCGCTCCTCCTGCCTCTACAGTTTCATTTAGCCACGCCACAGTAGCTGAAAGCTCCTGCGCTCAGATGCAGAGCCAAGCCTTCAAACTGGATGATCTTCAGGTGTATGGCTGTTACCCAGGTTCCTTTGCGCTGAGCTGCCTTGATGAAACGTCATGTGGCTCTGACTATTATGGCAGCCCAATTTATGCTGCTGTTTCTCCTCCATTATCTGGCTTTCAGGCCCAGCCTGCACCTGTCTGGGATTCCCCTTTCAGCCCCTACCCCTcagcccccccctcctctgAGGCTGATAAGGCCTCTATGGCCCAGCAGCTCTCCTTTTTCACCTTTAACCCCGCACCAAAGCAGAACTCTCCCGTAGGGCAGCATCAGGATGTTCAGCCGGGCCACAACGACCCTTTCTTCATGCCTCCACAGCAGCATGTCTCTCCACTTCCTTGTCCTCCCATTTCCTTGGAGCACGTACCCCTAGAAAGCCCCAGGATAGTGGAGGGGGCCATGACGTCTCCAAAATCCCAGAACCCAGGATCCAGTGAGGGCCGCTGTGCAGTTTGTGGTGACAATGCATCCTGTCAGCACTATGGAGTACGCACCTGTGAGGGTTGTAAAGGTTTCTTCAAG CGAACTGTACAGAAAAATGCAAAGTATGTGTGCCTTGCCAATAAAGACTGTCCTGTGGACAAGAGGAGGAGAAACCGCTGCCAGTTCTGCCGTTTCCAGAAATGTCTTGCAATGGGAATGGTCAGAGAAG TTGTTCGCACAGACAGCCTTAAAGGTCGCCGGGGTCGTCTTCCCTCCAAACCTAAGACTGTGGCCGAGTCTCCATCCACAACCCCCAATGTCAACACCATAGCCTCTCTTGTCAGGGCTCATTTTGACTCAAACCCAACCATTGGAAAGCTTGACTACTCCAAG TACAAGGAGACAGTGGACAACctgaaagaaaaggaggatGCCGGTGATATTCAGCAGTTTTATGATTTGCTGACCGGTGCTTTGGATGTAATAACAAACTGGGCTGAAACCATCCCAGGATTCACAGAATTCTGCGCAGAGGACCAGGAACTGCTTCTTGAATCAGCCTTTGTTGAGCTCTTCATTCTGCGACTCGCATACAG GTCAAATCCTGAGAAGAGCAAGCTGATCTTCTGTAATGGTTTGGTCCTCCACCGACTACAGTGCATTCGCAGTTTTGGTGACTGGATTGACTCCATCATGGATTTCTCCCAGAGCCTTCACCGCATGAACTTAGATGTCTCCTTGTTTGCCTGCCTTTCAGCGTTAGTTATTATCACAG ATCGCCATGGCCTGAAAGAGCCCAAACGGGTCGAGGCCTTTCAGACTCATCTCATCACTTGTTTAAGGGAACACATGAGTGGAAACGGATCGGAACCGAGTCGGACCCAGTCCAACTATCTTTCTCGTCTTCTAGGCAAACTCCCCGAACTGAGGACTCTTTGCACACAGGGCCTGCAGCGCATCTTCTACCTGAAACTGGAGGACCTGGTCCCCCCTCCACCAATAGTAGAGAAAATCTTTATGGATACTCTGCCATTCTGA
- the zgc:113184 gene encoding uncharacterized protein zgc:113184 isoform X2, with protein MEEAYSELYQQFLCLRSLCLRQAALLHHLTTALKHQKGAIVPNGELSDMMSIPIQCTKEIPVCHNERTQPLTVTARNPEAQCGIDPFSWGNVGTFSDLLTEDMSKLCVDVPRQGKEVGKLEQKVAPLSSVDFTRCQGACSNVSNTLERAAHRNGDWTKHTGSTGSASLVGDFLSQSGGLLMSDVALQSQVCEFCQAVFPGDTTTRGEFLRHLYTHVT; from the exons ATGGAGGAAGCCTACAGTGAACTGTACCAGCAGTTTCTTTGCCTGAGGTCACTTTGCCTGAGACAGGCAGCTTTGCTACATCACCTCACTACGGCTTTGAAGCACCAGAAAG GTGCCATTGTTCCTAATGGAGAGTTGAGTGATATGATGTCCATCCCGATCCAGTGTACCAAAGAAATCCCTGTATGTCACAATGAAAGGACTCAACCACTAACAGTCACAGCACGCAACCCTGAAGCACAATGTGGCATTGATCCCTTTTCATGGGGAAACGTGGGGACGTTTTCTGACCTCCTCACTGAAGATATGTCTAAGCTCTGTGTGGATGTGCCTCGTCAGGGAAAGGAAGTCGGGAAGTTGGAGCAAAAGGTTGCACCCCTTTCAAGTGTTGACTTCACAAGATGTCAAGGAGCCTGTTCCAATGTCTCCAATACTCTGGAAAGAGCAGCTCATCGTAATGGAGACTGGACAAAGCACACAGGGAGT ACCGGCAGCGCCTCCCTGGTTGGAGACTTCCTGAGTCAGTCTGGTGGGTTGCTGATGTCAGACGTGGCACTGCAGTCTCAGGTTTGTGAGTTCTGCCAGGCAGTTTTCCCCGGAGACACAACCACAAGAGGAGAGTTCCTACGACATCTTTACACTCACGTCACCTAG
- the zgc:113184 gene encoding uncharacterized protein zgc:113184 isoform X1, whose translation MEEAYSELYQQFLCLRSLCLRQAALLHHLTTALKHQKGAIVPNGELSDMMSIPIQCTKEIPVCHNERTQPLTVTARNPEAQCGIDPFSWGNVGTFSDLLTEDMSKLCVDVPRQGKEVGKLEQKVAPLSSVDFTRCQGACSNVSNTLERAAHRNGDWTKHTGSTPATGSASLVGDFLSQSGGLLMSDVALQSQVCEFCQAVFPGDTTTRGEFLRHLYTHVT comes from the exons ATGGAGGAAGCCTACAGTGAACTGTACCAGCAGTTTCTTTGCCTGAGGTCACTTTGCCTGAGACAGGCAGCTTTGCTACATCACCTCACTACGGCTTTGAAGCACCAGAAAG GTGCCATTGTTCCTAATGGAGAGTTGAGTGATATGATGTCCATCCCGATCCAGTGTACCAAAGAAATCCCTGTATGTCACAATGAAAGGACTCAACCACTAACAGTCACAGCACGCAACCCTGAAGCACAATGTGGCATTGATCCCTTTTCATGGGGAAACGTGGGGACGTTTTCTGACCTCCTCACTGAAGATATGTCTAAGCTCTGTGTGGATGTGCCTCGTCAGGGAAAGGAAGTCGGGAAGTTGGAGCAAAAGGTTGCACCCCTTTCAAGTGTTGACTTCACAAGATGTCAAGGAGCCTGTTCCAATGTCTCCAATACTCTGGAAAGAGCAGCTCATCGTAATGGAGACTGGACAAAGCACACAGGGAGT ACGCCAGCGACCGGCAGCGCCTCCCTGGTTGGAGACTTCCTGAGTCAGTCTGGTGGGTTGCTGATGTCAGACGTGGCACTGCAGTCTCAGGTTTGTGAGTTCTGCCAGGCAGTTTTCCCCGGAGACACAACCACAAGAGGAGAGTTCCTACGACATCTTTACACTCACGTCACCTAG